From the Mastacembelus armatus chromosome 14, fMasArm1.2, whole genome shotgun sequence genome, one window contains:
- the cnih2 gene encoding protein cornichon homolog 2: MRLRQRCRAENSDMVPAQIDRDEDRVDCSVADTSPTRHRLAGTAMAFTFAAFCYMLTLVLCAGLIFIVIWQIIAFDELRTDFKNPIDQSNPTRARERILNIERICNLLRRLVVPEYSIHGLFCLMFMCAGEWVTLGLNIPLLFYHLWRFFHRPADGSEVMYDPVSVMNADILNYCQKESWCKMGFYLLSFFYYLYSMVYALVSF, encoded by the exons ATGCGTCTGAGACAAAGATGCAGAGCAGAGAATTCTGACATGGTGCCGGCCCAAATTGACAGAGACGAGGACAGAGTGGACTGTTCAGTGGCAGACACGTCTCCAACCAGACACAG ACTGGCTGGCACAGCCATGGCGTTCACCTTTGCGGCCTTCTGCTACATGCTCACCTTGGTGCTGTGCGCCGGTCTCATCTTCATCGTCATATGGCAG atcatTGCATTTGATGAGCTTCGCACAGACTTCAAAAATCCCATTGATCAGAGCAATCCGACCAGAGCG AGGGAAAGGATTCTCAACATTGAAAGAATCTGCAACCTGCTTCGCAGA TTGGTGGTACCGGAGTACTCCATCCATGGCCTGTTCTGCCTGATGTTCATGTGTGCTGGAGAGTGGGTCACGCTTGGCCTAAATATCCCGCTGCTCTTCTACCATCTGTGGAG gttttttcaTCGGCCAGCTGACGGGTCAGAGGTCATGTATGATCCTGTCAGTGTGATGAATGCTGATATTCTCAACTATTGCCAGAAGGAGTCTTGGTGTAAGATGGGCTTTTATCTGCTCTCTTTCTTCTATTATCTCTACAG TATGGTCTACGCATTGGTGAGCTTCTAA